The Synechococcus sp. RS9916 DNA segment TGCGGCTGAGCTGAGCAGCATCGGTGCGTTGGGCAGCCCGGGGCACCTGAACGGCGCCGTTGAAAATGCTGTGGGAGCGACCAGCCGCCACCGATTTTTGCAGTTGATCGAGCTGTCCGTCTTCCCCCTCAAACCGCATCGCGGTGTGAGTCGCGAACTGCTGATCAGCGTCGGTCAACACCAACCCCTTCAGCACCGTTGAGGCGTGGCCATCCACTTGCACCACGCGGGGCTCAAGCCGGCCAAGCTGCCAACCCTTGGCGACAGAGGTGAATTCATAGGTGCTGCGTGGCTCCTGCTCCACCGCCAGATGCCCAAGCAAGGAGGCATCGCCACCGCCAAGGGCAACCAGACCGTGGCGCACACGGGCTTCCTGACCAAGATGCAGTTCCAAAACGTGGCTATGGGCGGATCCGGCTGGCCCCTGGATCACCTCCAGCACCTCCAGCTCTGCTTTCTCTTCAACCAACAGCAGCATGCGAGTTGAAGCCAGGCTTGCCGCAGACGCCGTCACCAGCACTTCCAAAGCAGGGACCGATCCACGGATCCGCAGAGCCAGCACCTGAGTCGCCAGCGCGTGGTTGAACTCCACGGGCCAGGCCTCAGCACAGCCGCAGCGCTCGAGGGTGTGGCCGAGAGCCTGCTCCAGCTCAGCACCTCTGAGCACACTGACGCCCGCGGGGAGGCTGACGGTTGCGAGCGGATCGCTGTGGCCATCGAGCACAATCCTCCAGCCATCGGCTGGGCTCTCTGGCAGATCAGCGAAGCCTGACTCCTGGGGAGATGAAGGCTGAGAGGGCAGCGCAAGGGCGAACAACCCCTCCAGACGCGCCAGATCGGTCAGCCGCCAATCCTCCTGACGACGACTCGGCAAACCGAGACTTGCCAAGGCATTGCGGCCACGCTCTTGAACGGGTTGCAACACACCAGTGGAGGCGGGGAGACGGGTTACCCAATCAGCAACCATTTGTGCAGTCGTGGCCTTGGAGGTGGCGACCATGATCAGGACACTCCCTGGGCGCTGGCGGCAAGCTCCTGGTCCACCCAGTCGTAACCGGTTTTTTCCAACTCCAGGGCCAACTCCCGACCACCAGTGCGGAGAATCCGACCCGCTGCCATCACGTGCACGTAGTCAGGAGTGATCTCATCCAGCAGGCGCTGGTAATGGGTGATCAGCAGAGTGGCGTTGTCAGTGCTGGCGAGCTGGTTCACCCCACCGGCCACGATCCGCAGGGCATCGATATCAAGACCGGAGTCGGTTTCATCGAGGATCGAAACGACAGGCTCCAGCAACGCCATCTGAAGGATTTCATTGCGCTTCTTCTCACCACCGGAGAACCCTTCGTTAACGCTGCGCTCAAGGAAAGCAGGATCCATCTGCACCACATTCAGGCGCTCACGCACGTGGTCTTCGAAATCAAACGTGTCGAGCTCGTCGAGGCCCTGCTGCTGACGACGCGCATTGCTCGAGACCCGCAGGAACTCAAGATTGCTGACGCCAGGGATTTCCACCGGATACTGGAATCCGAGGAACACGCCGAGGCGTGAGCGCTCTTCCGGTTCAAGCTCCAGAAGGTCAGTACCGCGATAACGCACGCTGCCGCCAGTCACGCGATAGGCCGGGTGACCCGCGAGCACTTTGGAGAGGGTGCTTTTGCCACTGCCATTGCGACCCATGACGG contains these protein-coding regions:
- the sufD gene encoding Fe-S cluster assembly protein SufD: MVADWVTRLPASTGVLQPVQERGRNALASLGLPSRRQEDWRLTDLARLEGLFALALPSQPSSPQESGFADLPESPADGWRIVLDGHSDPLATVSLPAGVSVLRGAELEQALGHTLERCGCAEAWPVEFNHALATQVLALRIRGSVPALEVLVTASAASLASTRMLLLVEEKAELEVLEVIQGPAGSAHSHVLELHLGQEARVRHGLVALGGGDASLLGHLAVEQEPRSTYEFTSVAKGWQLGRLEPRVVQVDGHASTVLKGLVLTDADQQFATHTAMRFEGEDGQLDQLQKSVAAGRSHSIFNGAVQVPRAAQRTDAAQLSRNLLLSDRARVDAKPELEIVADDVRCAHGATVTQLQEDELFYLRSRGISAATAAALLLRGYCQDVVDLLPPLAQRWPITDQLLEGLNS
- the sufC gene encoding Fe-S cluster assembly ATPase SufC, with amino-acid sequence MIRPDAELLLEINDLHASVEDQPILKGVNLEVRAGEIHAVMGRNGSGKSTLSKVLAGHPAYRVTGGSVRYRGTDLLELEPEERSRLGVFLGFQYPVEIPGVSNLEFLRVSSNARRQQQGLDELDTFDFEDHVRERLNVVQMDPAFLERSVNEGFSGGEKKRNEILQMALLEPVVSILDETDSGLDIDALRIVAGGVNQLASTDNATLLITHYQRLLDEITPDYVHVMAAGRILRTGGRELALELEKTGYDWVDQELAASAQGVS